The following proteins come from a genomic window of Edaphobacter sp. 4G125:
- the aroC gene encoding chorismate synthase, which yields MLRFSTAGESHGESLVALVSGLPAGVPVDQEFISHELWRRQKGYGRGGRMRIERDTAHILTGVRHGKTIGSPVAMTIANNDWKNWTEILPVEEGDPAKHKAVASPRPGHADLAGALKYNFPDARYVLERASARESTARVASGALAKLLLRELGIEVLSHVIRVGKAELSRPAQWNEIVALSQKEEVLLNCVDPEDEAKMKAEVDAVLRTGDTVGGVFEVVVHGLPPGIGTHVNWDERLDGLLAQAVMSLQAVKAVEIGRGVTAAESLGSTVHDAIGYEAPNEAFTKFSREHNNAGGIEGGISNGEDVVVRGYLKPISTLRRPLGSVSFETREPVKAAYERSDVCVVPAAGVASEAMVALAVGRLVLEKFGGDSLLELKRNYNGYLEQIRAY from the coding sequence ATGCTTCGATTTTCAACAGCAGGTGAGAGCCACGGCGAGAGCCTTGTTGCCTTAGTAAGTGGTCTTCCGGCCGGAGTTCCGGTCGATCAGGAGTTCATCAGCCACGAGCTATGGCGGCGCCAAAAAGGCTATGGGCGTGGCGGCCGTATGCGCATCGAACGGGATACAGCCCATATCCTCACCGGGGTTCGCCATGGAAAAACCATTGGCTCGCCTGTCGCGATGACGATCGCGAACAACGATTGGAAGAACTGGACTGAGATTCTTCCGGTGGAAGAAGGCGATCCCGCTAAGCACAAGGCGGTCGCTTCGCCTCGTCCGGGCCATGCCGATCTTGCCGGAGCGCTGAAGTACAACTTTCCGGATGCGCGCTACGTGCTGGAGCGTGCCAGCGCTCGTGAATCCACAGCGCGAGTCGCTTCTGGTGCGCTTGCAAAACTGCTCCTGCGCGAGTTGGGGATCGAAGTGCTCTCGCATGTGATTCGCGTGGGCAAAGCAGAGCTCTCGCGCCCGGCACAGTGGAACGAAATTGTTGCCTTATCGCAGAAGGAAGAGGTTCTGCTCAACTGCGTCGATCCTGAAGACGAGGCAAAGATGAAAGCCGAGGTCGATGCCGTCCTTCGCACTGGCGATACCGTTGGTGGAGTCTTCGAAGTGGTAGTTCATGGTCTGCCTCCTGGGATCGGTACGCATGTCAATTGGGATGAGCGCCTCGATGGCTTGCTAGCCCAGGCAGTGATGAGCCTTCAGGCTGTGAAGGCAGTCGAGATCGGCCGAGGAGTGACAGCAGCGGAGTCTCTGGGATCTACAGTCCACGACGCGATCGGATATGAAGCCCCGAACGAAGCTTTCACAAAATTTTCGCGCGAGCACAATAATGCCGGAGGCATCGAAGGTGGCATCTCGAACGGAGAAGACGTGGTCGTGCGCGGATATCTTAAGCCGATCTCGACTCTTCGCCGTCCTTTGGGAAGCGTCAGCTTCGAAACTCGTGAACCGGTGAAGGCGGCGTACGAACGCTCCGATGTTTGTGTGGTGCCTGCTGCCGGAGTTGCATCAGAGGCCATGGTGGCTCTCGCTGTTGGGCGCCTGGTTTTGGAGAAGTTCGGGGGCGACTCGCTTCTGGAACTTAAGCGCAATTACAACGGCTATCTCGAACAGATAAGAGCATACTGA
- a CDS encoding 3'-5' exoribonuclease YhaM family protein, whose amino-acid sequence MKDFFIADAPEFENAVVTSYFVLSSLQIRERRQGGGQFLSVTLIDKTGSMPAVMWDDFSDSIAACSEGCYVKVQGQINRYQNKFQMSLQRLRFAAESEIDPADYLPVTQFNVDEMWEELRGYVSRFANTDLQRLVFAFLDDPEIAAAYRNAPAAKLLHHAWIGGLLEHVVTLVRVCVTIAPFYPEVDPDLLVTGAILHDVGKIRELYWKSSFGYTLEGQLIGHINIAQGMLVEKVRELQPFPEELRILVQHMILSHHGKYEFGSPKLPMTPEALLLNVLDDLEAKMQTLRNAFANAKIQGKGSDEVTDWVRSMERPLFNSQNYLKKEQE is encoded by the coding sequence ATGAAAGACTTTTTTATCGCGGATGCCCCCGAGTTCGAAAACGCAGTTGTGACTTCTTACTTCGTCCTTTCTTCTTTGCAGATTCGGGAGCGGCGCCAGGGCGGCGGTCAGTTTCTTTCTGTCACGCTGATCGATAAGACCGGGTCCATGCCAGCGGTGATGTGGGATGATTTTTCAGATTCGATCGCAGCATGTTCTGAGGGCTGCTACGTCAAGGTGCAAGGGCAGATCAACCGTTATCAAAACAAGTTCCAGATGTCCCTCCAGCGCCTGCGTTTTGCTGCGGAGAGCGAGATCGATCCTGCAGATTATCTTCCTGTTACCCAGTTCAATGTTGACGAAATGTGGGAGGAGCTGCGGGGGTATGTCTCACGTTTCGCGAATACAGACTTGCAGAGGCTTGTCTTCGCTTTTTTGGATGATCCCGAGATTGCGGCAGCATATCGAAATGCTCCAGCTGCAAAGCTTCTTCATCATGCTTGGATCGGCGGTCTTCTGGAACACGTGGTCACGCTGGTGCGTGTTTGCGTGACGATTGCACCGTTTTACCCCGAAGTCGATCCTGATTTACTCGTTACGGGCGCCATTCTTCATGACGTTGGAAAAATCCGCGAGTTGTATTGGAAGTCGAGCTTTGGTTACACCCTGGAAGGCCAGTTGATCGGTCATATCAACATTGCCCAGGGGATGCTGGTCGAAAAGGTTCGTGAGCTTCAACCGTTTCCAGAAGAGTTGCGAATCCTTGTGCAGCACATGATCCTTTCGCATCATGGCAAGTATGAGTTCGGTTCTCCGAAATTGCCCATGACTCCTGAGGCACTCCTGCTCAACGTACTTGATGACCTTGAGGCCAAGATGCAAACCCTGCGGAATGCATTTGCGAACGCCAAAATTCAGGGTAAAGGCTCTGATGAAGTTACGGATTGGGTTCGTTCGATGGAGCGGCCTCTCTTCAACTCTCAGAATTATTTGAAAAAAGAGCAGGAATAG
- the def gene encoding peptide deformylase, with translation MAKTTKIHEIVKYPEPVLSIPARPVTAFDEDLKTLVEEMFESMYAAHGIGLAAPQIGLSKRLTVIDVNFKKDPADQLVLVNPQIIEREGKQFEEEGCLSLPEIREKVNRAAKVKVRAQNVKGEWFEMEGEELLARAFQHEIDHLDGVLFIDRLSRLKRDLLIRKIKKMQKNGEW, from the coding sequence GTGGCAAAAACGACCAAAATCCATGAGATCGTAAAGTACCCCGAGCCTGTTCTTTCAATACCGGCTCGACCCGTGACGGCCTTCGACGAAGATCTGAAGACTTTGGTGGAGGAGATGTTCGAATCCATGTATGCGGCCCACGGCATCGGCCTGGCGGCGCCGCAGATTGGGCTCTCAAAACGTCTTACGGTGATCGACGTTAACTTCAAGAAAGACCCTGCAGACCAGTTGGTGTTGGTCAATCCGCAGATCATTGAGCGGGAAGGGAAGCAGTTTGAGGAAGAGGGCTGTCTTTCGCTGCCTGAGATACGCGAAAAAGTTAATCGGGCGGCAAAAGTTAAAGTCCGTGCGCAGAATGTGAAGGGGGAATGGTTTGAGATGGAAGGCGAAGAGCTTCTGGCTCGGGCCTTTCAACATGAGATCGATCACCTTGATGGCGTTCTTTTCATCGATCGGCTCAGCCGGCTCAAGCGAGATCTTCTGATTCGTAAGATCAAGAAAATGCAGAAGAACGGAGAATGGTAA
- a CDS encoding glycoside hydrolase family 172 protein, which produces MRTRMILAIAVLELSVVSAGAQIPSWMPDPTQQQTYTMHRSSSRESTGANADYRTLTPGQTLTILDVDGPGLISHMWFTINAPEPYHLKRIVMRMYWDGEQSPSVEAPIGDFFGLGNGMYYGWQSAVLSAGSDRSLNCWFPMPYAKHARVTITNEGKMSVNSLYWNIDYRQDSKPLPSGTLYFHADYRQAYPNHGWAKDWYSNGDPQVNYRRNLDGKDNYTWFEAQGHGQFVGVTMSVFQNQDGWWGEGNDMFFIDGDTSPTMVGTGSEDYFLGAWDFGGPAQFALHGSPVVGPELAGSRSSVYRFHLDSPIPFKKSMRATIEHGHANGRSDNFSSVAYWYQAEPHEPFPALPEMSERIPTLQFVGGPGNSKEPYVPGAPQPR; this is translated from the coding sequence ATGCGTACTCGAATGATTCTGGCAATCGCCGTTTTAGAGCTTAGCGTGGTATCCGCAGGGGCACAGATTCCATCCTGGATGCCGGACCCGACCCAGCAGCAGACCTACACGATGCACCGTTCTTCCAGCAGAGAATCAACGGGTGCTAATGCCGACTACCGGACCCTTACTCCGGGGCAGACACTCACGATTCTCGATGTGGATGGTCCGGGTCTGATCTCCCATATGTGGTTCACGATTAATGCTCCTGAGCCATATCACCTCAAGCGCATCGTGATGCGTATGTATTGGGATGGAGAGCAGTCGCCCAGCGTCGAGGCGCCAATTGGCGATTTCTTTGGACTTGGCAATGGTATGTACTATGGGTGGCAATCAGCCGTGCTCAGCGCCGGTTCAGATCGTTCGCTCAACTGCTGGTTTCCGATGCCGTATGCCAAACATGCGCGTGTCACGATTACGAATGAAGGCAAGATGTCGGTTAACAGTTTGTACTGGAATATCGACTACAGACAGGACTCGAAACCTCTTCCTTCCGGGACGCTTTATTTTCATGCCGATTATCGTCAGGCTTACCCGAACCATGGGTGGGCGAAGGATTGGTACTCCAATGGTGACCCGCAGGTGAACTATCGCCGTAATCTGGACGGCAAGGACAACTACACATGGTTTGAGGCGCAGGGGCACGGCCAATTTGTGGGAGTGACGATGTCGGTCTTTCAGAACCAGGATGGCTGGTGGGGAGAGGGGAACGATATGTTCTTTATTGACGGCGATACTTCTCCTACGATGGTCGGCACTGGATCGGAGGACTATTTCCTTGGGGCATGGGACTTCGGAGGTCCAGCTCAGTTTGCGCTGCATGGTTCACCCGTTGTCGGGCCGGAACTTGCAGGCTCGCGCTCCAGCGTCTACCGGTTCCATTTGGATTCGCCCATCCCCTTCAAAAAATCGATGCGAGCGACGATTGAACATGGCCATGCAAATGGCCGCTCTGACAACTTTTCTTCCGTGGCGTACTGGTACCAGGCAGAGCCTCACGAGCCTTTTCCTGCGCTTCCGGAGATGAGCGAGCGTATTCCAACGCTGCAGTTTGTTGGGGGGCCGGGGAATTCCAAGGAGCCGTATGTTCCCGGAGCACCTCAGCCGCGCTGA